From Quercus lobata isolate SW786 chromosome 11, ValleyOak3.0 Primary Assembly, whole genome shotgun sequence:
CAGCAACCCCAGCAGTTCAATCCTGTGCCTTCTCAACATTTTTATCCTGTTGGCAGAGGTGTTCCGCTAATGAATGTTGGATTGCCTcctcatcaaactttgcaaCCCCAATTCTCTCAGCCAATGCCGCAGTTACCCCCAAGAGCTGGTCAGCCAGGTCATGCTACACTGCCATCACAGCCAATTCCATTGCCAGTTGCTCAGCCAAACATGCACATTGCATCTGAAAAACCAATTCCTCAGCTTAATGCTCAAAATCCCAATAACTATTCACCTGGATTAGGTGGCCCAGAAAGACCTCTCACTCCGTCATATACTGTAAGATTTCAAAGTATTCTCATTTctgaatttcataatttattccAATTCTTTGGGCCTTGAATCTATATAATTACATTTATGCAGTTTGCACCATCTTCTTATGGTCAActacatataaattttaatgCACCCACCCAGTATCAGTCTACATCTCAAATGCATCCACCCAGTATTTCTTCTTCGAGACAACTTAGTTTATCATCTGAAAGCCAGAGCACTGCCCCTCTTACATCTCTGCAGCACAGTGTTGAACAACCTTCAGTTCCCACTTCTGTTGCATCGGTAaggtgtctttctttttctccttttaacACAGTTGCTGAGTTCTTCAGCATCATGGTCAAATTGTTTATGCTTCTTTGCTGTCTGAAATGCTATTTATCCGGATTCTTGACATGTACAcacttatcaaaattttcaggCAACAAGTGTCCAGCCAAGCTCCACTAGAGAGGCCTCGACAGATTGGATAGAGCATACTTCTGCTGATGGAAGAAGGTATATGATTCTAATCAATTAATTACCAGTAAAGACAGCCAAATCCCACCACAAaaaggggaatttttttttttttttttaaccttaatGAATAAAGTCAATAAACATCTAAAAAGTcattgccaagagccttgtggTTCAATTGGTTGGCATCTCTGGTGTTTCCGAAGGAGACatccagggttcaaatccccctccccgaactatcgaattataaaaactaaaaaaaaaaattctttgcaTTGAAACACCTTGTACTCCTTGTGTACTTGAGTTGTGCCCcttctttttaattataaaaaaaaaaaaaaggctcaccATAGGTTGAGGAAGTTTTTGGATGTTTGTGGAGTGAAGTTTTTAAGATGTTTGTGGCTTAGTGGGTGATGTTGTAGACGGTAGTTGACATATTATTTGGATGGAGGAATTGGTTTGGGAAACACTATTTGAATGTTTGAAATCTTACTTTGTTATGTTTGATGTGGATAGGAAGGGAATAGCCGTACGGTCAAGGACATTGAGAGAACTCTAGATCAATTGAAATCCTTGTTGATTTGTACcttgtttgattggtctcatGCTTGTGTTTTACACATTGTAATTCAGTTTTTTAGACCAAaactctttttgcttttttgtaatATTAAGATGCTTTGTGTTCATCATTTTGAATATGAAGGaagatactttttttatttatcaaaaggGGGAAGGTTGACGCTATTGAAGAGCACACTTTCGAGCTTGCCTAGATATTATTCATCTTTATTCACCAATCCCACTAGTGTAGTGAATAGAATAGAGGTTACAAAGGAATTTTCCATGGGGTGGTTTAGGAGAGTTCAAACATCATTTGGTTGGATGGGATAAGATGTGTACTCCCTTGGCTAGCGGAGGGTTGGGGATTTGGAAACTTACTACTTTCAATCAATCTTTGTTGGGTAAGTGGTTATGGAGGTTTGGGTTGGAGGAAAACTGACTGTGGAGGTGGGTAGTTACTGTGAAGTATGGGGAGGAGTGGGGTGGGTGGTATTCAAAACCTGTTCGAGATGCCCATGGTTGTGGGTTGTGGAAGTGTTAGAATGAGGGGAGTTCGTTTTTTTACGGTGCATTCGGCTTGATGCGGGCCTCGGTAGTCAAATTCGATTCTGACATGATTGTGTAGGGATTAGCCTTTGAAGATGTTTCTTGTCCTGTTTGAAACTGCTGTGGAGAGATAGGAGGAGGGGGAAAGGAGGAGTTGGGGTCTGGGCTTCATGAGAAGttttaatgattgggagattGATGGGGTGGCTTCATTCCTCCATTTGTTAGATTCTCATGTTCCCCATTAGGGAGGGAGAAGATCGGATGAGATGGAAGCTAAAGAATAGTGCGGTTCACTGTGTGATCTTTTTATGAGACCTTGCCATCCCCTATGCATTTCCCTTGGAAAGCCACATGGAGGGTTAAGGCTCCTCAGAGAGTTTCCTTTTTTGTGTGCACAATGGCTTGGGGGAAAATTCTTACTTGTGAGAACCTACTTAATAGGGGTTGTTCAATGGTGAGTTCTCATGTTGTATGTGCCTTTGTAGCGGTGAGACTGTGACCACCTCTTAATACATTGTAGCGTGGCTTTTGAGTTGGGGAGTTTTGTATTTTGGACGTTTGGGATTTAGAGGGTATTACCGGAGAAGGTTCTTGATTAATTATGTGGGTGGTGGAATGGGGCACCTAATCATTTTTCAGATATCTGGAATTTTGTTCCATTGACTTACTTTTAAAAATGTGGAGTGCATGCCAACTCAATTGCTAGCACCTTTCATTAGTTCTCTTTATGAgtagtttttttctttaggtcTCCCAGACAGTAatctatctaatttttaatagagTCGTTCATATGTAGTTAGTTTTTCCGATAATTCTTTAGGCTACTTTGTGCCTTTTTTCATGAGGTAGtcttatttcaataaaattattcttccctaaaaaaataaaatgaagtatCTTCTACTTAAATATTATTACTTGCTTTCAGTTGAGGAATGCTTTTTTTGGCTAAAGACTATTATCCTGTGGAGTATTATGACCCAGCTGACAACCAATCCCAAGGGCTGTTGAGATTGCAATATCTGAATTTTATTACACTAAGACATAGGGTGAAGTTTGTCTTTGAGTAATTCAAACActttaaatgtatatatatctgATAAGATCAAGTGTAGAATCTAGGGTTAAAGGTTTGCATGTGCTTGTGGCGGACTAAAGGTCTAGTTTGATTTGTGGATCCAGGGTTTAcaacttttgaaaaaagaagGGTTGGGGTTCAACAATGACTatggtttttatatatataaaaaaaacaataaccatggttctttagggaagagaaacaatttgattttgggttgcaAAGAGTTAAGAGgttagaagaaataaaaaaatgaatgtcCACAATCTATGAACAGTACATGTGAATAGTGCACATGAAAAGTACCAGGGATAAAATATCAAATAGAATGAacagagagagagggggagggggagagagagagagagagagcaataagGACGATGTGCCTCAGTActcaaaacattgaaaattttattgatcaatTCCCCTTCGTTTTAGTGAAATAACACACTTATATAAACCCTAAATCTTCACTACTCCTAATACAAATAAACTCATACTTTTATTAGCGAACCAAATAAGTTTGACTAGTAAACCAAACCCTTATTGAATTGATCCAAAGGCCACGTATACAGACCCATAAAGTAAATAAGACTTGCAAATTTATACAATGAAACCCAAAGCCCACAATTATGGTCCATACctaacaatttcaaaattattaaaatactcGACTTGAGAATAaccaaataaaacataaaataaaaatacaaaagccTAATTAACTACCATAGAAACTTATTCTTGGGCTTTACCTTAACCTTAGGCTTCCTAAGAGGATATTGTTTCTCTAACCAAGCTATGGTTGCGTGATCATTGTTAGTCCATCTTGGCAGCCtccgctttttttttttggggggggggtgggggggtggggaATTGGAACTGTATCCTTGCATAGAGGTGCTACAATATTCTCCCTTTGTCTATAGAGTACCACAATATTGTGCTTATTGCAATCGTTTTTCAGTCATTATTTATATTCCATAAttggtttaatttgttatttgttacaAATTCTGACTATTCTTTTCCACATTAATCATTCAGATACTATTTTAACAAGAGGACAAGGCAATCTAGTTGGGAGAAGCCTTTAGAATTGATGACGCCAATTGAGGTGAGTCTTGCCTTCTCCACTTCTTCAAATATATGACATGTTAGTTATGCTATTGAATAgtattaaaatgtatggtgGATATGTGTGCTGGTATACATATCTCTCCTGTGATTTACATGCCTAACTTGGTTCTGCGTTAGCAAATTTCTTgttttacaattattattattatttttttgcattgctTGTTATTCCATAAACATTTTTTCGGTGGTCTAGTGAAAAGATACTTCCAGTTGTTCATATGGAATGATTTTCCTGTCAAGCAGACATGCATCGATCTTGAACTTTTTGGACTTAGTGCAAGGGCGATTGCATCCAATAGGTGCTTGCTACTGTTAGATAATAGCTTTTTAGCTCTCTTTTGGATGAACTTGTGGAAGAATTCTCTGTCCATATTAATTTGTTCCTCTGACTCTTAATTATGGCTGGAAGCTGTGTCTTATGAATTGGTCAGAAGCTTGTCATTGTGATTTACTCCCACTACCTCTGTGTTGAGAACAGAAGGAATGTATATCTcttgccttttgtttttttttatttttttgtccttcCATTTTTTGTTTGAGGTTGTTAATGAAATGATTATTTAGTTcacttttgtatttttattggaaaacaCGGGTTCTCATCTCTCTTTTGCACCCACTCCCAATTTTGATATTGCATGGGAAATAATTACTCTATGGGgtattttttggaattaaatGAAACTGTTCACATAATTTCTCTGCTGATGTATTGCATAGTCTAGTCACAATATCTTTGAATACAACCTTCATTGTTGATTCCATGCTTGATATTGTTTCTCTACTAGTGTGTTGCCATGTACTaaatctttgaccttattcgtCTACCATTTGATGTACTCCAAGGTATTCTCTCTTGGTAAGAATTGCTGAGATATCATGACAGTTTTCTGGTTTTGGTATAAATTTTCCTTTAGACCTATAAAGTTATGGTGTTTTCAATTCCTTTGGAAAGTTGTTTGTATTTTCACTCGTTTATTATCCATATATATGCTGTGTGACTTCCGTAGTTTTAAAGATGGTTACAGGTACATGCTGTGCTACTCTTTTGAGAGGTAGGATATGCTGTGGGTCTTTGCTGCTTTCTCTACCTACTATATAGCTTGAATGTTAGTAAATTCCATCATTTGTATTACTTCCTTGattgttgtaattttatttggttgaggtTTTGTTGATTCATAAATAAATGGTAATAGATTGTCTCTTGCCCTGTTTTCATGATAGGATGtgcattattcttttttttgataggaggATGTGCTTTATTCTTGAGCGTACacatcattttttctttatttgttttaggcttagattttttttttagaccaaGTGTTTGAATGTCAATGTACAGAGTGTAGGCTCccattatataattttattactcatttaatttgataaattacAGTGCTTTTGATCCTTATTTCCTATACCTGCTGCTGTGGCTAACCGTATTGAGAAACTTCAATGGAATTTCTTATGGGGTGGGCTAGGTGATGAGCCCAAATTTCACTTGGTTAGATGGGCTATTGTTTGTACTCCTTCTTCAAGTAGCTTGGGGATAAGGAAGGTTACACTTTTTAATGAAGCTTTGCTTGGGAAGTGGCTATGGAGATTTGGGATTGAAAGGGATGCTCTTTGGAGGCGAGTGATAGAGGTGAAATATGGATGTGTCCGCTGGtgtaccaaattttttttatggtccATATGGTGTTggtttgtggaaaaatattagtagGGGATGACCTTCTTTTTCATGTCATATTTTATATGATATTGGTGATGGGTCAAGGGTGAGGTTTTGGCAAGACCGTTGGTGTGGGGAGACATCTCTTCCAGCCACCTATCCtgaattgtttagatttttccAAGATAAGGAGGCAAGTGTGGCGAAGCTTATGAAGTCCACTAATGGAGTTCTTTTCTGGGATGTAAGTTTCTTAAGGGGTGTTCATGCTTGGGAATTAGAGGCTGTGTTGAGCTTCATGGATACTATACATGGAGCTATAGTAAGGGGGTTTGGTAAGGATAAGATATGTTGGAAACCGTATAGAAGTAAAGGATTCATGgttaataattattatagtCTTCTAGTGGGCTCTAATGATTGTTGTTTTCCatggaaaagtatttggaagcagaagatcCCTTCTTGAGTGGcgttctttgtttggactgctgctttagggaaatgctTGATGATTGACAATATACGTAAAAGGAAGGTTTGGAtattggattggtgttataCGTGCAAGTGTAACGGTGAATCAGTTAACCATCTATTTCTTCACTGTCCAGTTGCTATGGATTTGTGGTTtatggttttgggtttatttggagtaagCTGGGTTATGCCGTAGTCTGTTATGGGGCTCCTAGCTTGCTGGCAAGGCAGACTTGGTCATCATAGGAATGGTCATATATGGTTAATTATTCCCCATTActtaatgtggtgtctttggagggaaagaaataGTAGGTGTTTTGAAGGTAATGAGAGATTCATACCAGACCtcaagctattttttttagagctCTATTAGGTTGGTTGGCTACTTTGCGAAACCAATCATTCTCTAcctttcttgattttcttgattcttgtaatttttgttgacCCCTTGTACACTCCTTGTGTACTAGAGTGTccctttttttatatcaataaaacttattacttataaaaaaaaaattgataaattacatGTCAATTAAATAAGTGACAGAGAATATGGCTtcagatagaatagaatggatgaaaagaatacatgtgactAACCATAAGTAATTTGTTGAGAATCCATAGtctaccccaaaaaaaattgggactaaggctttgttgttgttgtgttgaTTTGATTAAACAAGAAAACAATGCTTATATTATATTTCTTGATGTTTATTATTTGAGATCTATAGTTTTGCACTTCTTGACTCATTAAAGTTGTGGTTTCCTATGTTTACATGATAGGATGTGCATTATTCTTATAATGCCAGTATTGTCAGGATGAATGCGTGCAGAATAAGAAATGAAAGTTGATTGTAATGTCTATGTGGCATGGGCTTGGATATGAGTGTTGAGTGTGGGTACATGTACTGGTCTTCCTGTTGTCTGCATCCAAAGTGTCACATAGCCCAGTTTCTGTTGTGTTGAAATAGTATGCCAGATAGGATGGTGAGATGAGGATGCGATGACAGAACATTGGCTGAGATGGATTGGTCATATCCAATGTAGGTGAGGATTGAGTGCTAATGCTAGGGGGCTGAGGGTGTTAGCTAGTACGAGATGACTTGAAACTGCATCATTCCTAGTGatctagtaaattttttttccttaatagaGAGCataatggttaaataagatTTATAGTGAATTGGTAGTATTTGCTATCTGCAACACCTTCGATTTTTGAACCTTCAAATCACACCATTCCCAAATTTTTAATAGGggagtttattttattttttccttaatgaATATATGGAAGTGTCATATTCTTAATCCAATTGAATCCAAATTGTTGGAATAATTTCATCAAGAAGTCAAAAAGGAACccaagaaaagtaaaatttagcGTACTTTCTTCAATAATCTCTAGCTTAATAGGCACCTCCTCTTGCTTGCAAGTactaggtggagggtgaggtcatgagttcaagacccattgggtgcatgtgtaacttatcaataaaaaaacttttaacaTTTCTTCATTGTCAAATGAGGGGCCTTCCAGTACATGTCTTTTCTGAAGGGGTATGGATATcctttacaatttttattatataaacttAGAAATAACGTGTTCAAATGTCAGAGAGCAACTATAACCTTGCCCAGACCTTTGGCATGAGAGAGTGTCATCTCTTGAAAAGGTTCCAAAACCTCTTACTGGTGGGCTTCTACTTGCTTGAAAgttctctccttttctttttaaaggtGGAAAAAAATTGATCACAAATTAAAAAGCACCTTTAGTTATAGTTAAATTAAAACCACCCTCCCCCTTTTTCCCCTTCTGTTTATGTTATTATTGTTTCAGTCTTTTTTCCTTACTAAAGTCTGGTTAAGTTACTATTATCATCTGGAATAAGCTATTCATTTCCAAGATTTCTTAATTGGGAAATTTTTATGGGCTacagtatttatttattttttactactGTGACAGAGGGCAGATGCATCAACTAACTGGAAGGAATATACAAGTCCTGATGGAAGGAAGTGTGTGATCTAATATTTGATTCTTTGAAGCCATTCCTTTATTAGCTTTGCAACCTCTGAAGTCATTGGTGACTTATTTCctgtttttgtgattttgttgcAGGTACTACTACAACAAGGTTACCAAGGAATCCAAATGGTCTATCCCTGAGGAGCTGAAGGTTTTCTCCCTTATCAACAAATTTATCTTCATAcctgtttttgattttttccctCGTTATTCTCTTCTTCATCATACTGAGCATATACTTTTGCTTCAAGTTGGCTCGTGAGAAAGTTGAAAAGTCGTCTGTTGTGGGAACACAGCTGGAAACATCTGTAAATCCTCCTGCCTCAGCTTGTATTCCTCCCGCTGTGGTTGAGGCACCATCTGGTCGAGATACTGCATCTTCTGCTGCTCAAGGAATTGCTTCAAGCCCAGTTTCAGTGAGACCTGATGCCCCTGCTGGTGAACCTATGTTGGTTTCCTCTGCTTCAACTGTTATACCTTCTTCTATGGATGAAAATGCAGATGGAGTGCAGACACTTCCAAATGTTGTTACTCCATCAACTGCAGTTCCAGAAAGTGCTGAAGCCTCTGTCACCGTGGCCTGTACCACTCAGGACCCAATGTATGGTCAATCTAACTAATTTTGAGTGTTCTGATTGTAAATTGCAAATGGCATGTACTTGTATTTACTTCTATGCTTGAGTTTTATAGGAATGAGGTCAATGAACTTTCATCTCAAGATATTCTTAGTTCTGTAGATGGAGTTCCTGTAAAAGCTGCAGAGGTATgccttttttaattaataaaaatttttagttgtggttatGTATATTCTCAAAGACAGTAAGTTTTTGTAGGGAGTTGATGCGGTTAACTCCTTGGAGGAAGTTAAGAAAGATGAAACAGGGgaaaaaatgcatgacattGCATTGGAAGCAAAACCAGTTGATCCAGAACCCTTAATTTATGCCAATAAACTGGTATGATATAGAACTCACTGCATTCAAGTCTTTTTTTATCGTTGCCTTTCTGGACATTGACCTTTTCTTTTTAGGAGGCTAAAAATGCATTCAAAGCACTTTTGGAGTCGGCTAATGTTGGGTCTGAGTGGACCTGGGATCGGGTACTTATGTCAATATTGTCTTCTgtttttactatatattttagtGCCTGACATCTTACTTAAATATCAGGCCATGAGAGTAATAATTAATGACAGAAGGTATGGAGCTTTGAAGACACTTGGAGAGCGGAAGCAAGTTTTCAACGAGGTAAACCATTATGAGGACGTATTTTGAACTTAAGTATTTAATATGTCAATAGTTTTGTCTGGTTCTGGCTGTGTGTTGGCATACATTCATAAATTTGATACTTCTGGAATAAAGTATTATCTAGCTTATTCATTAAGTACAACTCCTGttttcacttatcaaaaaagtacaagtccttttttccttttatttcttatcTTAGAATCGATTGTTTTGTTTCAGTTCTTAAGTCAAAGGAAAAAACAGGAAGCTGAGGAAAGGCGCATTAAACTGAAAAAAGCACGGGAAGAATTTAAACAAATGTTAGAAGTATGTTGTCTGCTGCTTCTGGAAATTTCTTCCACCATATtcaaataatgtaatttttattcttttccttttctgatCTTCCACTGACTTTTTGACAGGAGTCTACAGAGCTAACATCATCCACAAGATGGAGGTCTGTGTTTCTCTAAATGGtgtcaaattaaaatttttcttcttaaataagacctatgttaaaattttcatatatcaTTGTAAGTTTCattatagtttttctttgttatggGGATTTTCGAACAATCATTCAGCAAAGTAGTGAGTATGTTCGAGAATGATGAACGTTTTAAAGCTGTTGAACGAGATAGGGATCGCAAGGATTTGTTTGAAAGCTACTTGGAGGAGCTCAAAATCAAGGTAAAGTTCTGTTTCCTCTATTGCTCTCATTTGTTTTTTGGATATGCATTTGTGTAATTGAGTTTTATGTTCCCATCCCTATTTTGtccctattttttaaaatattttttttaaggaatgataacattttaattaagaaaaaagggCCCCTTAGTACACAAGAAATATGTTACGAAAGCCACATtgtcaagaaaaagaaaaactataattGAAATCAAGCAAAGAAGATTGTGAATGATTTGAAACAACCATCCACTcatgcaaaacacaaacaatagTTAAGATCCACTGGAGGCTTCTCAATACCTTCGAAAGCTCTACACCAATGCACCATCTAGGAAATCTCCCCTTCCAACAAGCCAACACTTAAAAGAACTCTATGCGGCATAACCCATTGAACTCCAAACAAACAGATAACTAGGAATTCAACTCACATGCATACTTACAATTGATGAACAGATGGTCAACTGTATCCCTAGCCTTCTTATGCATGTAACACCACTCAATCATACAAACCTTGTGGTGACATAGGTTATCAATTATAAGAATGTTACCCAATGCAGCACTCCATGTAATAAAGGCAACCTTAAGCGGAGCTTTGACCCTCCAAATATTCTTCTAGGGAAAATAAGTGATTCCTCCAACAGCAAGCTCTCCATAGTAGGTTGCTAACACACTTGATCTTCAACATCCTTGTTGATTCTGGTTGAGCAGAGAAGGTCCATGAATGTGATCATTGCTTCCAACTTCCTATCATTTAATAGACATTTAAAAGTAATCCCAAACCATAGAACCATCTCTCCAACTCAATTAATCCAGTAGCCCCTTATCCTATGCTATACTATACAAAATTGGAAATACATCCTTTAGAACCTTGTGTCCACACCATGAATGTAGCCAAAAACGAACACCGGTCCTTTTCCCGACAGAAAATGAATTAAACCTAGAAAAAGATCCCAACCGGATCTAATATACTTCCATAAACAAACTCCATACCTCTTCTAACCTCCTTTGAGCATTACACACCCCAATTGCAACCGTACTTGCGATTAGCTACTTGCCACCAAAAGCCCTCAGTATACTGCCGCTCCACTGCCCTGTTCAGCAGCTTGCTCAAGGCCTCCATCACTATAACAAACAATAGTGGTGATAAGGGATCTCCATGCCTAATGCCCCTGGAGCTACTAAAAAAACCACTGGGAAGTGAATCTacttattcaagaaaaaaacaaatcatcTACTctatctataaataaaaatccatgcACTCACAATCAGCTCCTTTTATAGCTGAAGTTGAAAAATAACCCGTTGCCATAAATGTTCTTGCTCAACCCCAAATCTCCAACCAATTAGTGCTTGATTAAAAATGCTTGGGTTGCGAATCTCCAATCCTCTGTTCTTCAAAGAGCATACCATCCCCCAATCCACTAAGTGTGTGCTAGGATAAACTTATAATCCAGCTTATATagaactttttaaaacctcttctttACTAAGTACGGTTGAACAtttacctaattttttttttttttataaagcaaAATAAGCCAATAAAATAAACCATCACAAACAAACCCTATGAAATTTCTTGGCATCTTTCATTCCACCAATAGAAAATCTCTTTGGAGCTTCTTCCTCTTGATGAATGTGATCCTCCCACCATTTGAAAGAGATAGCTTCTTCCAACTGGCAAGATGTTCCAACTTTCCTATTCACATGGGGCTCGTTGGAAAGATATCATAAGCAGTTGGGCTAACCTCCCACCAGTGAAAGTGAGATCTTGGCATGATACTTGGTGTGGCAACTCTAGTCTTAAGGATGTGTTTCTTGTTTTGTATTGCAGTAGATGAGAATGCCTTAGTTGCATCTCATTTGAATGGAGGGCAAAGTTGGAACCTTCATCTAGTAGATTGCTGCAATATTGGGAGTTAAAAGTTTGTGGATTTCTTTGAGCTATTGTATTCTAAAATTCCATCGGGACAAGGGGCGGATGCAAGTCAGATCTATTTGTGACCCTTGGAGTAAAAAAATATGACATCTGTTCTAACTATTATGTAGTGAGGGGGTTCTACATGGCTTTTTTacttacaagaaaaaaaaaggggggggggtggtttcCACATAGTTTTGCTTTCCTTAAAGGAGAAAACTGGTTTCGGTTTGACCAGTTTTCCTGACTccccttttcttattttttaaaattttcaatttgtccaaaaaggaaaaaaagtgaGGTAATATTTTAGGCACACATAAAAGCTAGCCCAATATTAAACTAAAGAATGTTAAGCCCACACCAAAACTAGCCCACATTGAACTAAAGAATTGTTAGGTCTACACAAAAGTTAGCCAATACATTCATGTTTGAAATTCTTAGATTGTAGTATTTATGGAAAGTATAAATACTTtttgtcttcctttttttttatctgagTAACTCTTTCCCtttaccttttgtttttgaGCGGCAAATTaaaagattattaaaaaaagtaagtCTTTGTAAATCTCTCTTCTAGGCTCAAAATCAGGAGGTATCTTTGTCAATAAATTTAGGACTTCgctaaataaaatagaaagccatataaatctatttttaaaatttatttatagtattaaataattatttatgttgTAATTGCTTTGACCATCAGGTGGGCTAGAAAACCGGGAGCCACTCCCTTATTCAGTTCTTTGTCTTGtatgatttttaatataatgaTTCAGCCACTACATATTGTTTAATAAATTAATCTCACTTgtcaaataaaattaagaaagaaaatagaaaatggctgaaggggaaaaagaagttgaagtttccaacctttttttattggtaagtcaCAGACACACCCAATGGGTCTTGAATGCACGACCACACTCTCCACCTAGCATTTATAAGGGTAGGAGCTGCCAATTGAGgtagagctcattggcaagtTTCAACTTTTTAATTGAATTGAGTACCTTTATGtgttcaacatttttccatATATGGTCATTGGTCTAAATCAACCTGTTTAATATGTCATCCTCATCTTGGTGCATTTGTCTTGGTTCATTCTGAATTCACAAGGTTTTGAGATTCATCCAAAATACTGCTACATAATCAGAGTCCATATGAATTACAAATAAGGCCACAAACAAgatgatgattattattatcattaaagCATAT
This genomic window contains:
- the LOC115969378 gene encoding pre-mRNA-processing protein 40A-like, translated to MANNPRFSGVQPLQPPIIGSMEPPRSFVPPMSSQFRQVVPAQQPQQFNPVPSQHFYPVGRGVPLMNVGLPPHQTLQPQFSQPMPQLPPRAGQPGHATLPSQPIPLPVAQPNMHIASEKPIPQLNAQNPNNYSPGLGGPERPLTPSYTFAPSSYGQLHINFNAPTQYQSTSQMHPPSISSSRQLSLSSESQSTAPLTSLQHSVEQPSVPTSVASATSVQPSSTREASTDWIEHTSADGRRYYFNKRTRQSSWEKPLELMTPIERADASTNWKEYTSPDGRKYYYNKVTKESKWSIPEELKLAREKVEKSSVVGTQLETSVNPPASACIPPAVVEAPSGRDTASSAAQGIASSPVSVRPDAPAGEPMLVSSASTVIPSSMDENADGVQTLPNVVTPSTAVPESAEASVTVACTTQDPMNEVNELSSQDILSSVDGVPVKAAEGVDAVNSLEEVKKDETGEKMHDIALEAKPVDPEPLIYANKLEAKNAFKALLESANVGSEWTWDRAMRVIINDRRYGALKTLGERKQVFNEFLSQRKKQEAEERRIKLKKAREEFKQMLEESTELTSSTRWSKVVSMFENDERFKAVERDRDRKDLFESYLEELKIKERARVEEERKRNKMEYREFLQSCDFIKADSQWRKLQDRLEADERCARLEKIDRLDIFHEYIRDLEREEEERRKIEKEELRKVERKNRDEFRKLMEEHIAAGTLTAKTHWRDYSTKVKDIPTYVAVSSNTSGSTPKELFQDVLEELEKQYDEDKTRIRDAVKLGKIMLSSTWTLEDFQTAISKDVHSPPVSNVNLKLVFDELLERVREKEEKEAKKRKRLADDFAHLLCSTKEIFASSKWEDCKPQFDSSREFSSIGEESFCREIFEQHIAQLKEQAKEQERKRKEEKAKKEKEREERERRKAKQRREKEEGREKEKDEHFKKERADSKNVDVGDVHVYKENKRLGEESIKKQRKRHHSSEDNVDENEKVRSRKSHGSTGDHKKSRRHASATESDNESRHKRHKRDHRNGSRRYGGHEELEDGEFGDNKQNLVDT